The Enterobacter kobei genome has a segment encoding these proteins:
- the acnB gene encoding bifunctional aconitate hydratase 2/2-methylisocitrate dehydratase, with protein MLEEYRKHVAERAAEGIVPKPLDATQMAALVELLKNPPKGEEEFLLDLLINRVPPGVDEAAYVKAGFLAAIAKGEATSPLVTPEKAIELLGTMQGGYNIHPLIDALDNDTLAPIAAKALSSTLLMFDNFYDVEEKAKAGNVYAKQVMQSWADAEWFLNRPALAEKITVTVFKVTGETNTDDLSPAPDAWSRPDIPLHALAMLKNAREGIEPDQPGSVGPIKQIEALQEKGFPLAYVGDVVGTGSSRKSATNSVLWFMGDDIPHVPNKRGGGLCLGGKIAPIFFNTMEDAGALPIEVDVSNLNMGDVIDVYPYKGEVRNHDTNELLASFELKTDVLIDEVRAGGRIPLIIGRGLTTKAREALGLPHSDVFRHAKDVAESNRGYSLAQKMVGRACGVAGIRPGAYCEPKMTSVGSQDTTGPMTRDELKDLACLGFSSDLVMQSFCHTAAYPKPVDVTTHHTLPDFIMNRGGVSLRPGDGVIHSWLNRMLLPDTVGTGGDSHTRFPIGISFPAGSGLVAFAAATGVMPLDMPESVLVRFKGKMQPGITLRDLVHAIPLYAIKQGLLTVEKKGKKNIFSGRILEIEGLPDLKVEQAFELTDASAERSAAGCTIKLNKEPIIEYLTSNIVLLKWMIAEGYGDRRTLERRIQGMEKWLADPQLLEADADAEYAAVIDIDLADIKEPILCAPNDPDDARLLSDVQGDKIDEVFIGSCMTNIGHFRAAGKLLDTHKGQLPTRLWVAPPTRMDAAQLTEEGYYSVFGKSGARIEIPGCSLCMGNQARVADGATVVSTSTRNFPNRLGTGANVYLASAELAAVAALIGKLPTPEEYQTFVAQVDKTAVDTYRYLNFDQLSQYTEKADGVIFQTAV; from the coding sequence GTGCTAGAAGAATACCGTAAGCACGTAGCAGAACGTGCCGCCGAGGGAATTGTACCCAAACCGTTAGATGCAACCCAAATGGCCGCGCTCGTCGAGCTGCTGAAGAACCCGCCTAAGGGCGAAGAAGAATTCCTGTTAGATCTGCTGATCAACCGCGTACCGCCTGGCGTAGATGAAGCTGCCTACGTAAAAGCCGGATTCCTTGCTGCTATCGCCAAAGGCGAAGCCACCTCCCCACTGGTTACTCCTGAAAAAGCCATTGAACTGCTCGGCACTATGCAGGGTGGTTACAACATTCATCCGCTGATTGACGCGCTGGATAACGACACGCTGGCACCGATTGCCGCGAAAGCGCTCTCTTCAACGCTGCTGATGTTCGATAACTTCTACGATGTCGAAGAAAAAGCCAAAGCGGGCAATGTCTATGCGAAGCAGGTGATGCAGTCCTGGGCGGATGCCGAATGGTTCCTCAACCGTCCGGCCCTGGCTGAAAAAATTACCGTGACCGTCTTCAAAGTGACCGGTGAAACCAACACCGATGACCTCTCTCCGGCGCCGGATGCGTGGTCTCGTCCTGATATCCCTCTGCACGCCCTGGCGATGCTGAAGAATGCCCGTGAAGGCATTGAGCCGGATCAGCCGGGTAGCGTCGGCCCGATCAAACAGATCGAAGCGCTTCAGGAGAAAGGTTTCCCGCTGGCCTATGTGGGTGATGTTGTGGGTACCGGTTCTTCCCGTAAGTCCGCGACCAACTCCGTGCTGTGGTTCATGGGTGACGACATTCCGCACGTGCCTAACAAGCGCGGCGGCGGCCTGTGCCTCGGCGGCAAAATTGCCCCTATCTTCTTTAACACCATGGAAGATGCAGGTGCGCTGCCGATTGAAGTGGATGTCAGTAACCTGAACATGGGCGACGTGATTGACGTCTACCCGTATAAAGGCGAAGTGCGTAACCACGACACTAACGAACTACTGGCAAGCTTCGAGCTGAAAACCGACGTGCTGATCGACGAAGTGCGTGCCGGTGGCCGTATCCCGCTGATCATCGGTCGTGGCCTGACCACCAAAGCGCGTGAAGCGCTGGGCCTGCCGCACTCAGACGTGTTCCGTCACGCGAAAGATGTTGCGGAAAGCAACCGTGGTTATTCGCTGGCGCAGAAAATGGTGGGTCGCGCATGCGGCGTTGCGGGTATTCGCCCTGGCGCATACTGCGAGCCGAAGATGACTTCCGTGGGGTCTCAGGACACCACCGGCCCAATGACCCGTGACGAACTGAAAGACCTGGCGTGCCTGGGCTTCTCTTCTGATCTGGTGATGCAGTCCTTCTGTCACACAGCGGCGTATCCGAAGCCGGTTGACGTGACCACGCACCACACGCTGCCAGACTTCATCATGAACCGTGGCGGTGTCTCCCTGCGTCCAGGTGACGGTGTTATCCACTCCTGGCTGAACCGCATGCTGCTGCCGGATACCGTGGGTACCGGTGGTGACTCCCACACCCGTTTCCCTATCGGTATCTCCTTCCCGGCGGGCTCCGGTCTGGTGGCATTTGCGGCTGCGACCGGCGTGATGCCGCTGGATATGCCGGAATCAGTGCTGGTGCGCTTCAAAGGTAAAATGCAGCCGGGTATCACCCTGCGCGACCTGGTTCACGCGATCCCGCTGTATGCGATTAAACAGGGCCTGCTGACCGTTGAGAAGAAAGGGAAGAAAAACATCTTCTCTGGCCGCATTCTGGAAATCGAAGGTCTGCCGGATCTGAAAGTGGAGCAGGCGTTCGAGCTGACCGATGCCTCCGCTGAGCGTTCTGCGGCGGGCTGTACCATCAAGCTGAACAAAGAGCCGATTATTGAGTATCTGACCTCCAACATCGTGCTGCTGAAGTGGATGATTGCAGAAGGCTACGGCGACCGTCGTACGCTGGAGCGTCGTATCCAGGGCATGGAGAAATGGCTGGCGGATCCGCAGCTGCTGGAAGCGGACGCTGACGCAGAGTATGCGGCGGTGATCGACATCGATCTGGCGGATATCAAAGAGCCAATCCTGTGTGCGCCGAACGATCCTGACGATGCGCGTCTGCTCTCTGATGTGCAGGGCGATAAGATCGACGAAGTGTTCATCGGCTCCTGCATGACCAACATCGGTCACTTCCGTGCTGCCGGTAAGCTGCTGGATACCCATAAAGGCCAGCTGCCGACCCGCCTGTGGGTGGCACCGCCAACCCGTATGGATGCCGCACAGCTGACGGAAGAAGGTTACTACAGCGTGTTTGGTAAGAGTGGTGCGCGTATCGAAATCCCAGGTTGTTCCCTGTGTATGGGTAACCAGGCGCGCGTGGCGGACGGTGCGACGGTGGTCTCCACCTCTACCCGTAACTTCCCGAACCGTTTAGGTACCGGTGCGAACGTTTACCTGGCTTCTGCGGAGCTGGCTGCGGTTGCGGCGCTGATTGGCAAGCTGCCAACGCCGGAAGAGTACCAGACCTTTGTGGCTCAGGTAGATAAGACGGCGGTGGACACCTATCGCTATCTGAACTTCGACCAGCTCTCTCAGTACACCGAGAAGGCTGACGGGGTTATCTTCCAGACGGCAGTATAA
- the yacL gene encoding protein YacL: MDYEFLRDITGVVKVRMSMGHEAVGHWFNEEVKEDLALLDEVEQAAKTVKGSERSWQRAGHEYTLWMDGEEVMVRANQLEFSGDEMEEGMSYYDEESLSLCGVEDFLQVVAAYRAFMKQK; encoded by the coding sequence ATGGATTACGAATTTCTGCGCGACATCACCGGAGTGGTGAAAGTGCGTATGTCGATGGGGCACGAAGCCGTTGGCCACTGGTTTAACGAAGAGGTGAAAGAGGATCTCGCGCTGCTGGATGAAGTTGAACAGGCGGCGAAGACGGTAAAAGGCAGTGAACGCTCCTGGCAACGTGCCGGACATGAATACACGCTGTGGATGGATGGCGAAGAGGTGATGGTGCGCGCCAACCAGCTGGAGTTTTCGGGTGATGAGATGGAAGAGGGGATGAGCTACTACGATGAAGAGAGCCTGTCGCTGTGCGGCGTCGAGGACTTTTTGCAGGTGGTAGCTGCGTACCGGGCGTTTATGAAACAGAAGTAA
- a CDS encoding lysozyme, translated as MSDALKTTGNGGIALIKQYEGLRLTTYKDAVGIPTIGYGHVENPIPPGGTRTITAEDAEQILREDLQRFEHDVNNMLTVEVTQNQFDALVSFAFNLGPANLKSSTLLRKVNSGDFNGAAEEFLKWNHAGGQVLAGLTARRNAEKNLFLS; from the coding sequence ATGAGTGATGCTTTGAAAACAACGGGCAATGGCGGCATTGCCCTTATCAAACAGTATGAAGGCCTGCGTTTAACCACCTACAAAGATGCCGTCGGCATTCCAACCATCGGTTATGGCCATGTCGAAAACCCGATCCCACCAGGCGGCACGCGAACCATCACCGCTGAAGACGCGGAGCAGATCCTACGTGAGGACTTGCAGCGTTTTGAGCATGACGTCAACAACATGCTGACGGTGGAAGTCACCCAGAACCAGTTCGATGCTCTGGTGAGCTTCGCCTTTAATCTGGGGCCAGCCAATCTGAAGAGTTCAACCCTGTTACGCAAAGTGAACAGCGGAGACTTCAACGGCGCAGCTGAAGAATTTCTGAAATGGAACCATGCCGGTGGCCAGGTTCTGGCGGGCCTGACTGCACGTCGGAACGCTGAAAAAAACCTGTTTTTATCCTGA
- a CDS encoding DUF2589 domain-containing protein — MPDSRRFWFSRKSPDAVTPETSPETPADKPTTLSSEDPPDITPSHAPSGENGNTRGNDGGNNGGAGGGDNGTPPPPAGNKGNHAMGLDTLVQGLQHAAFSANQYMTHQYIAVLSQLFEQAPDGSYKPDYAELQLDDEHRLNVPLVTLAPPRNLSMERMKMRLTVRGDATESISTLTGQGERGHFLVTMAPQPHEGKTDTQNIDIEIDFVAQEPPEAVLRLLDEFIHRMTPVPVKEKNHE, encoded by the coding sequence ATGCCTGATTCACGTCGATTCTGGTTCAGCCGTAAATCGCCCGACGCTGTAACGCCTGAAACCAGTCCCGAAACCCCGGCGGATAAACCGACAACGCTGTCATCAGAAGATCCACCGGACATAACGCCGTCCCATGCTCCCTCCGGCGAAAACGGCAACACCAGAGGCAATGACGGGGGAAATAACGGCGGTGCCGGTGGAGGCGATAACGGTACGCCGCCGCCTCCTGCCGGCAACAAGGGCAACCACGCTATGGGCTTAGATACCCTGGTACAAGGGCTCCAGCACGCGGCTTTCAGTGCCAACCAGTATATGACCCATCAGTACATCGCCGTGCTCTCCCAGTTGTTTGAGCAGGCTCCAGACGGTAGCTACAAACCCGACTACGCCGAGCTTCAGCTGGATGATGAGCATCGTTTGAACGTGCCGCTGGTAACGCTTGCACCACCGCGCAATCTCTCGATGGAGAGAATGAAGATGCGCCTGACCGTTCGCGGTGATGCAACCGAATCCATAAGCACGCTAACAGGACAGGGAGAGCGTGGCCACTTCCTCGTCACCATGGCGCCCCAGCCCCATGAAGGTAAAACGGACACCCAAAACATTGATATTGAAATTGATTTTGTCGCTCAGGAGCCGCCAGAAGCGGTGCTGCGACTGCTTGATGAATTCATCCACCGTATGACTCCCGTCCCCGTAAAGGAGAAAAACCATGAGTGA
- a CDS encoding DUF2589 domain-containing protein, translating into MPDANVDAGFIGSVISSLPLDSMISAPLQAMIKAQTQAAKSYTDFLLSVCIKDGKAVSVQFDYEETLVDEKGVTTGTQTKVMRIPLLAAVVHPIICIEEGTIDFELEIHQSAASNESSSQEGSLEGKIGWGPFSVSVKGSVSHKSEQTRSTDTRAKYSIHTSVKRQPMPEALSRVVDYLTNAATKPAQRAEDQPATLPATNSSGLITPAPAPAPVAPPQGGNG; encoded by the coding sequence ATGCCAGATGCAAATGTTGATGCCGGATTTATAGGTTCAGTTATTAGTTCATTGCCGCTAGACAGTATGATTTCTGCGCCACTACAGGCAATGATTAAAGCCCAAACCCAGGCAGCAAAAAGTTATACCGATTTCTTATTAAGTGTCTGTATTAAGGACGGCAAGGCCGTTTCGGTACAGTTTGATTATGAGGAAACGCTCGTCGATGAGAAAGGCGTGACGACCGGTACACAGACCAAAGTCATGCGTATTCCTCTGCTCGCGGCAGTCGTGCATCCCATCATCTGTATCGAAGAAGGGACTATCGACTTCGAGCTTGAGATCCACCAGAGCGCAGCCAGCAACGAAAGCAGCAGCCAGGAAGGCTCCCTTGAGGGCAAAATCGGCTGGGGTCCATTCTCCGTCAGCGTGAAGGGGAGTGTTAGCCATAAGTCAGAACAGACCCGCTCGACCGATACCCGAGCCAAATACTCCATCCACACCTCTGTAAAACGTCAGCCGATGCCGGAGGCGCTCAGCCGCGTGGTCGATTATCTGACAAATGCTGCCACCAAACCGGCACAACGCGCAGAAGATCAGCCTGCCACACTGCCTGCCACCAACAGTTCAGGTCTGATTACCCCAGCACCGGCCCCTGCCCCGGTCGCGCCGCCTCAAGGGGGTAACGGTTAA
- a CDS encoding IS1 family transposase (programmed frameshift), with translation MASISISCPSCSATEGVVRNGKSTAGHQRYLCSHCRKTWQLQFTYTASQPGTHQKIIDMAMNGVGCRATARIMGVGLNTILRHFKKLRPQSVTSRIQPGSDVIVCAEMDEQWGYVGAKSRQRWLFYAYDRIRRTVVAHVFGERTLATLERLLSLLSAFEVVVWMTDGWPLYESRLKGKLHVISKRYTQRIERHNLNLRQHLARLGRKSLSFSKSVELHDKVIGHYLNIKHYQ, from the exons GTGGCTTCCATCTCCATCAGTTGTCCCTCCTGCTCAGCTACTGAAGGCGTGGTGCGTAACGGTAAAAGTACTGCCGGACATCAGCGCTATCTCTGCTCTCACTGCCGTAAAACATGGCAGCTACAGTTCACTTACACCGCCTCTCAGCCCGGTACACACCAGAAAATCATTGATATGGCCATGAATGGTGTTGGATGCCGGGCAACCGCCCGCATTATGGGCGTTGGCCTCAACACGATTTTACGTCACT TTAAAAAACTCAGGCCGCAGTCGGTAACCTCGCGCATACAGCCGGGCAGTGATGTGATTGTCTGCGCTGAAATGGACGAACAGTGGGGCTACGTCGGTGCTAAATCACGTCAGCGCTGGCTGTTTTACGCGTATGACAGGATACGGAGGACGGTTGTGGCGCACGTCTTCGGTGAACGCACTCTGGCCACACTGGAGCGTCTTCTGAGCCTGCTGTCGGCCTTTGAGGTCGTGGTATGGATGACGGATGGCTGGCCGCTGTATGAATCCCGCCTGAAGGGAAAGCTGCACGTAATCAGCAAGCGTTACACTCAGCGAATTGAGCGGCATAACCTGAATCTGAGACAACATCTGGCAAGGCTGGGACGGAAGTCACTGTCGTTCTCAAAATCGGTGGAGCTGCATGACAAGGTCATCGGGCATTATCTGAACATAAAACACTATCAGTAA
- a CDS encoding LuxR C-terminal-related transcriptional regulator gives MNFSRLDNVNPICFLENGAAGILTKKMESEELLQAIEWVRQGRIYLPDSCLREHKLIRMHNSPPPLRTLSPRQREILHLVVQGHSNKQICRVLGIAEGTVKNHLHALFRQLGVRNRTEAAMILAQTPV, from the coding sequence ATGAACTTTTCACGGCTGGATAATGTAAACCCGATTTGTTTTTTGGAGAATGGTGCCGCCGGGATTTTGACAAAGAAAATGGAGTCGGAAGAGTTATTGCAGGCGATCGAATGGGTGCGGCAAGGGAGAATATATTTACCGGATAGTTGCCTGCGTGAGCATAAATTAATACGAATGCATAATTCCCCGCCCCCTTTGCGCACACTCTCACCCCGGCAGCGCGAGATCCTGCATCTTGTTGTGCAGGGACACAGTAATAAACAAATTTGTCGTGTGCTGGGGATTGCGGAAGGAACGGTTAAGAATCATCTCCATGCCTTGTTTCGTCAACTGGGTGTCAGAAATCGTACGGAAGCGGCGATGATACTGGCACAAACGCCGGTTTAA
- the speD gene encoding adenosylmethionine decarboxylase: MKKLKLHGFNNLTKSLSFCIYDICYAKTAEERDGYIAYIDELYNANRLTEILTETCSIIGANILNIARQDYEPQGASVTILVSEEPVDPKLIDKTEHPGPLPEVVVAHLDKSHICVHTYPESHPEGGLCTFRADIEVSTCGVISPLNALNYLIHQLESDIVTIDYRVRGFTRDINGMKHFIDHEINSIQNFMSDDMKSLYDMMDVNVYQENIFHTKMLLKEFDLKHYMFHTRPEDLSEDERKAITDLLWKEMREIYYGRNIPAV; encoded by the coding sequence TTGAAAAAGCTTAAACTGCATGGCTTTAACAACCTGACCAAAAGCCTGAGTTTTTGTATTTACGATATCTGCTATGCCAAAACAGCGGAAGAACGCGATGGTTACATCGCCTATATCGACGAACTCTACAACGCCAACCGTCTGACCGAGATCCTGACAGAAACCTGTTCAATCATTGGCGCCAACATCCTGAACATCGCGCGTCAGGATTACGAACCCCAGGGTGCCAGCGTGACCATTCTGGTCAGCGAAGAGCCGGTCGACCCGAAGCTTATCGACAAAACGGAGCATCCGGGCCCGCTGCCGGAAGTGGTCGTCGCGCACCTCGATAAAAGCCATATCTGCGTGCACACCTATCCGGAGAGCCACCCGGAAGGTGGGCTGTGTACTTTCCGGGCTGACATAGAAGTGTCGACCTGTGGCGTGATTTCCCCGCTAAACGCGCTGAACTATTTAATCCACCAGCTGGAATCGGACATCGTGACCATTGATTATCGCGTGCGCGGCTTTACCCGCGATATCAACGGGATGAAGCACTTCATCGACCATGAGATCAACTCCATCCAGAACTTTATGTCTGACGACATGAAGTCGCTGTATGACATGATGGATGTGAACGTGTATCAGGAAAACATCTTCCATACCAAGATGTTACTTAAGGAGTTTGACCTTAAGCACTACATGTTCCACACCCGACCAGAAGATTTGAGCGAAGACGAGCGCAAGGCCATTACCGACCTGCTCTGGAAAGAGATGCGGGAAATCTACTACGGCCGCAATATTCCTGCCGTGTAA
- the speE gene encoding polyamine aminopropyltransferase: MADHTLWHETLHDQFGQYFAVDNVLYHEKTDHQDLIIFENAAFGRVMALDGVVQTTERDEFIYHEMMTHVPLLAHGHAKHVLIIGGGDGAMLREVSRHQSIETITMVEIDAGVVSFCRQYLPNHNAGSYDDPRFNLVIDDGVNFVNQTSQTFDVIISDCTDPIGPGASLFTSSFYEGCKRCLNPGGIFVAQNGVCFLQQDEALDSHRKLSTYFSDVSFYQAAIPTYYGGIMTFAWATDNDVLRHLSTEIIQARFHQAGLTCRYYNPAIHTAAFALPQYLQDALSTKGVS; the protein is encoded by the coding sequence ATGGCCGACCACACGTTGTGGCATGAAACACTGCATGACCAGTTTGGTCAGTATTTTGCCGTTGATAACGTGCTCTATCATGAGAAAACCGATCACCAGGATCTCATCATCTTTGAGAATGCCGCTTTTGGCCGCGTCATGGCACTGGATGGCGTAGTACAAACGACCGAGCGTGACGAGTTTATCTATCACGAGATGATGACCCACGTTCCGCTGCTGGCGCACGGGCACGCGAAACACGTTCTGATTATCGGCGGTGGCGACGGCGCAATGCTGCGTGAAGTGTCCCGTCATCAATCGATTGAAACCATTACGATGGTCGAGATCGACGCGGGTGTGGTCTCTTTCTGCCGTCAGTACCTGCCCAACCACAATGCCGGTAGCTATGACGATCCGCGGTTTAACCTGGTGATTGACGACGGCGTTAACTTCGTTAACCAGACCTCGCAGACCTTTGACGTCATTATCTCCGACTGCACCGACCCTATCGGCCCGGGTGCATCGCTGTTTACCTCCTCGTTCTACGAAGGCTGTAAGCGCTGCCTGAACCCTGGCGGGATCTTTGTCGCACAAAACGGCGTCTGCTTCCTGCAGCAGGATGAAGCGCTCGACAGCCATCGCAAGCTCAGCACCTATTTTTCTGACGTCAGCTTCTATCAGGCGGCCATTCCTACCTATTACGGCGGGATCATGACCTTTGCCTGGGCGACGGATAACGACGTGCTGCGCCACCTCTCGACTGAAATTATTCAGGCCCGCTTCCATCAGGCTGGTCTCACGTGCCGCTACTACAATCCGGCAATTCATACCGCCGCGTTTGCGCTGCCGCAGTACCTGCAAGACGCATTATCCACTAAGGGGGTGAGCTAA
- a CDS encoding YacC family pilotin-like protein, translated as MKTFFRTILFGSLMAMCANSYALSENEAEDMADLTAVFVFLKNDCGYQNLPNGQIRRALVFFAQQNQWDLSNYDSFDMKALGEDSYRDLSGIGIPTAKKCKALARDSLSLLAYVK; from the coding sequence ATGAAGACGTTTTTCAGGACAATTTTGTTCGGTAGCCTGATGGCAATGTGTGCGAACAGCTATGCGCTCAGTGAAAATGAAGCGGAAGATATGGCCGACCTGACGGCGGTTTTTGTATTCCTGAAAAATGATTGTGGCTACCAAAATTTACCCAACGGGCAAATTCGCCGTGCGCTGGTCTTTTTCGCCCAGCAGAACCAATGGGATCTCAGCAACTACGACAGCTTTGACATGAAGGCGCTCGGTGAAGACAGTTACCGTGACTTGAGCGGTATTGGCATTCCCACGGCTAAAAAATGCAAAGCGCTGGCTCGCGATTCACTCAGCCTGCTCGCCTACGTGAAATAA
- the cueO gene encoding multicopper oxidase CueO → MQRRDFLKYSVALGAASALPLWSRAVFAAERPALPIPDLLTADARSRIQLVVQSGQTSFGGHNATTWGYNGNLLGPALQLRKGKAVTVDIHNTLAEETTLHWHGLEVPGEVDGGPQGIIKAGGKRSVTFTPEQRAATCWFHPHQHGKTGHQVAMGLAGLVLIEDDESRLLRLPKQWGIDDVPVIVQDKKFTADGQIDYQLDVMSAAVGWFGDTLLTNGAIYPQHAAPKGWLRLRLLNGCNARSLNFATSDKRPLYVVASDGGLLPEPVKVDALPMLMGERFEVLVDISDGKAFDLVTLPVSQMGMAVAPFDKPHPVLRIQPLLVTASGTLPDTLTTLPALPSLDGLTQRKLQLSMDPMLDMMGMQALMKKYGNQAMAGMHHGQMMGHMNMDHGKMGGMDHGGHGFDFHNANKINGKAFDMNAPMFAATKGQFERWVISGEGDMMLHPFHIHGTQFRILSENGNAPDAHRAGWKDTVRVEGGVSEVLVKFDHDAPKEFAYMAHCHLLEHEDTGMMLGFTV, encoded by the coding sequence ATGCAACGTCGTGATTTTTTAAAATATTCTGTTGCGCTGGGGGCTGCCAGCGCACTACCACTCTGGAGCCGCGCCGTTTTCGCGGCTGAAAGACCTGCCTTACCCATCCCTGATTTACTGACCGCTGACGCCCGTAGCCGTATCCAGCTCGTTGTTCAGTCCGGTCAAACGTCCTTTGGCGGGCACAACGCCACGACGTGGGGCTATAACGGCAATTTGCTCGGTCCGGCGCTTCAGCTACGTAAAGGGAAAGCGGTGACGGTGGATATCCACAACACGCTCGCAGAAGAGACGACGCTCCACTGGCACGGGCTGGAAGTGCCGGGTGAAGTCGACGGTGGACCACAGGGCATTATCAAGGCCGGTGGTAAACGTAGCGTGACTTTTACGCCCGAGCAGCGTGCGGCGACCTGCTGGTTCCATCCGCATCAGCATGGCAAAACCGGCCATCAGGTGGCGATGGGGCTGGCCGGGCTGGTGCTGATTGAAGACGATGAAAGCCGCCTGCTGCGTCTGCCGAAACAGTGGGGCATCGATGATGTGCCGGTGATTGTGCAGGACAAAAAATTCACCGCAGACGGGCAGATTGACTACCAGCTGGACGTCATGAGCGCGGCGGTCGGCTGGTTCGGGGATACGCTGCTGACCAACGGTGCGATTTACCCTCAGCACGCCGCGCCAAAAGGCTGGCTGCGTTTACGTCTGCTTAACGGCTGTAACGCGCGTTCCCTTAATTTTGCGACCAGTGATAAACGCCCTTTGTACGTGGTCGCCAGCGACGGGGGGCTTCTGCCCGAGCCAGTTAAAGTGGATGCGCTGCCGATGCTCATGGGGGAGCGCTTTGAGGTGCTGGTGGATATCAGCGACGGCAAGGCGTTTGACCTGGTGACCCTCCCGGTCAGCCAGATGGGGATGGCGGTTGCGCCATTTGATAAGCCGCATCCAGTGTTACGCATTCAGCCGTTACTGGTTACCGCGTCGGGCACGCTGCCGGATACGTTAACCACGCTGCCTGCACTCCCGTCGCTTGACGGGCTCACGCAACGCAAGCTTCAGCTCTCCATGGACCCGATGCTCGACATGATGGGCATGCAGGCGCTGATGAAGAAGTATGGCAATCAGGCAATGGCGGGAATGCATCACGGTCAGATGATGGGCCATATGAATATGGACCACGGCAAAATGGGCGGCATGGATCATGGCGGTCATGGCTTTGATTTCCACAACGCCAATAAGATCAACGGTAAAGCGTTTGATATGAACGCGCCGATGTTTGCCGCTACAAAAGGGCAGTTTGAGCGCTGGGTGATTTCAGGCGAAGGCGACATGATGCTGCACCCGTTCCACATCCACGGCACGCAGTTCCGCATTCTTTCTGAGAACGGCAACGCGCCGGATGCGCATCGCGCAGGCTGGAAGGACACCGTGAGAGTGGAGGGCGGCGTGAGCGAGGTGCTGGTGAAGTTTGACCACGACGCGCCGAAGGAGTTTGCCTACATGGCGCATTGCCATCTGCTGGAGCATGAAGATACGGGGATGATGCTCGGTTTTACCGTATAA